The genomic window CTATCATCTACAAATACCGGTACACTAAATTCCTTTTCAAGTATATCCTTAAAACACACATTGTCCCAGCCAGGCAAGTTAGCTATAGTTAGACATACGCCATTATTATAATCTACTATACCTGAAACCCCCACACCTATTCCTATAAGGGCTTTTCCATTTGGCAAATAACTATTCAAAACATTCTCAACCATTGAAATTATTTTAGCCATGCCTTCCTTGCTTTTCCCTAAGCTTTTAGATTCTATTTTCTCTTTATGAATAATGTTGCCTTCCATATCCCCTAGGGAAATCCTAAAATATTTTTGTCCAAAATCAATTGCTATAATATAACCATAATTTTTTTTGATCTTTAATAAGATAGCTTTTCTTCCACCTGTAGATTCCTGTGTTCCTACTTCCTCAATTAAATTTTCATGTAATAACTGAGAGACATAATTGGTAACAGCTGTCATACTTATATCTAACTTTTCAGCAATACTCGTTCTAGAAATAGGACCATATATCCGTATTAGATTAACGATTTTAGTTTTTAATAATAAATTCAAGAATTTCACCCCATATTTTATCATGAAACAAGCTACTATCTCCTGATTATTTAAAAGTAAGTTTTAGCTTTAAGACCAGCTTTATTTTCACCATAATAATAACTATTTTTTATTGTTTTTCCCCAATATTAGTCTAACATATCTAATTCTTTACTTCAGTACGTTTTTTATTGCTTTTTTTACTTTGTTTGCGACTTTTTTAATTTCTTCATCAGAAGATAAAATATTAATACCAAAAGGTGCTCCCAGTCCTTTATCCACCACTCCTACACTTATATTGACTGAACGTTCTAAAATATCATCAGTTTTAGGAAGCATATGAGGTTTATATTCTATATCTTTTCCATAAACTTCACAGGTAAAAGGACAATTAAATTCTGTAGGCACTTTCTTGTTCAGTATTTGTTCCATATTATTATATACATGCCACCCTGAATGAGATATTGTTTGGGTACCTATTTGACTTGCAAATAAATCAGCTTTTTCTTTGTCTTTAAATATGAGGGTTAACAAAGTTGCACATTCACCGTTCTTATCATTTATTTGCCTAAATTTGACCCCTCGTTCTTTTTCTACAACCTCAGAAATGAAATCTTTTAATTTCTTTTTCTTATCCCTTAACTCATATATAATTCTGTCCAATTTCCTCACTTGGGCTAGCGCTACAGCTCCTGTTAACTCATTCATCCTAAAATCCAACCCTATTATACTTCTATTGCCCACTTCTGATCCCATCCTGTTTGGCTTGTGTCCTTGATCATGAAAACCAAATGCCTTTTCATACAAATCTACGTCATTTGTAATTACAGCTCCTCCATCACCTGATGTTATAGTTTTGAAAACATTTAGAGAAAATGCACCTATATCTCCAATACTACCTACCTTCCTGCCTTTATAGCTTGCGCCTGCAGCCTGACAACAATCTTCAATAACAAAAAGATTATACTTATTAGCTATTTTCATTATTTTATCCATATCGCATGGATTACCCAGCATATGGACAGGCATAATCGCTTTGGTTTTTTCTGTAATCTTTTTTTCAATATCTTCAGGATCTATAGTTAGCGATTCGTCTATCTCAGCCAAAACCGGAATTGCTCTAGCATAGACAATAGTTGACATTGATGCAATGAATGTATATCCTGGCACAATCACTTCATCTCCCGGTCCTATCCCTAAGGCAGATAAACAAGTTAGCAACGCATTAGTACCGCTACTTACAGCAACACAATGACTAGCTTCCAAATAATTTGCAAATTCCTTTTCAAAAGTGAATACCTTATGCTTAAAATTAGGATCATCTTCCGATCCATATCTAAACAAATAACCACTTTTCATTACATCTAATACTTGTTCCATCTCCTCTTGCCCGATCAAATACGAGCCCGGTCCTGCCATATAATCCCCCCAAGATACATTATTTTTTTATTGCACTAATTGTATCATATGAGTGTAGTTTTTTCAATATATATTTCATTTTGTTTATTAAGTATGTGGGTTATTTATGAATTACATCGCTGTTATGTTTTTTATTTTATTATGTCTAAATCGTCTAATACCTGTCTCATCTTTTGGGCTGATTCTTGAAAAAGCTTTATTTCCCTTTCTGCAAGGGAGAGCTCTAAAACTTGTTTAACCCCTTTCCTATTAACGATAGTAGGTAAGCTCAAACATACATCTTCTACACCGTAATATCCTTTCATAAGGGAGGAAACTGTCAATATTGAATTTTCGTTTCTCAATATACTCTGGACTATTCTCCTGACCGCCAGGGCAACTGCATAATATGTAGCACCTTTTTTTTCTATTATCTTATAGGCTGAATCCCGGACCTCTTCAAACAAACGGTATTTCTGATTGCGATCGCATACATTTTTGCATATAGGACAATAATTTTCTATTCCTATACCTGCAATATTTGCAAGGCTCCAAGCCGCCACTTCAGAGTCTCCATGCTCTCCTATTATATATGCATGAACGTTCCTTACATCCACACCACAATTTTCTCCCAATAGATATCTAAATCTTGAGCTGTCCAGCACTGTACCAGAACCTATAACTCTGTTGGAAGGCAATCCGGATATTTTGAAAGTCACATATGTCAGTATATCTACTGGGTTTGTCACCACTAAAAGTACTGCCTGCTTATTGTACTTCATTATTTGGGGTACTATTTCTTTGAATATGTGGACATTTTTTCTTGCAAGATCTATCCTAGTTTCTCCCGGCTTTTGGTTTGCTCCCGCTGCTATGATTATTATATCTGCATGTTGGCAGTCAGAATAATCACCTACCTTAATATCACAGGGTGCTACAAAGGATATACCATGGTTTAAATCCATCACCTCTCCTTCTGCTCTATCTTTATCTATATCGATGAGTACAATCTCGGAAGCCACCCCGTCTTCCATTATTGCAAAAGCACTTGTGGCACCCACCAATCCGGTACCTATTATTACGACTTTATTCCGTACCTTATTATTCATATTTACCCTCCTACTATTATTTGGCTTTTGATGAATTTTTAAATATCATTTCAATATATTTACTACAAATTTACTTCTCCTATCATTTTTGCCATTTCCATATTTTTAATACCCTTGCATTAAGTCAGTAAACATCTATTAGAATATTTACATCTCACAAACAAATAATATAAATATTGCATAAATATAAACCACTTTAAAGGAGGAAATATATTGTATTTATTCATTCCCGAAACGGTATATTTTGAACCTGAGGCCTTAGATTATCCCCTTGGAGCAAAACTATATGAGTATTTTTTTAAAAAAGACATACCTATTTATAAGACAACTTCCCATAACAGGGTAACAGGTATCAAGGGGGATTCAGAAGTAGAAAAGTATTTGCATTCTAAGCGTACACTTGTGGTAGGAGTTAAAAAAACCATGAAACTAGAACCATGCAGACCTTCAGCAGACTACAGCTTTTCCCTGACCACCGGTTGTCCTGCCCATTGTGAGTATTGCTACTTGCAGACTACAATGGGTAAAAGACCTTATATCCGAATTTATGTAAATCTAGATCAAATATTGGGGACAATACAAAAATACATTCAAAAAAATTTTCCCCAAAAAACCACTTTTGAAGCAGCAAGTTCATCAGATCCTATTGCAGTAGAACATTTTACCGGTTCAATTGCAAAAACAATAGAATTCTTTGCAAATCAGCAGCAGGGCAGATTGAGGATAGTAACTAAGTTTGACAATATAGACTCCCTCACAAAAATAAATCATCAGGGCCATACCAGATTTAGGTTCAGTATAAATTCAAATTATGTTATAAAAAACTTTGAACATAGTACACCCAGTATTGAACAGAGGATACAAGCAGCCAAGAAGATAGCCCAAGCTGAATACCCCTTGGGCTTTATAATAGCTCCTATCATGATATACGACGGATGGGAACAAGAATATACGAATATGTTTAATCAATTGAAACATAATATAGATTTTTATTCTAAAGATAATTTAACTTTTGAACTGATTCAACATAGATATACGCAAAGCGCAAAAAGAATAATACTAGAAAGGTTCCCAAAAACAAAGCTGGAGATGGATGACCAATCCAGGTCAAAAAAATGGGGTAAATACGGAAAATATAAATATGTCTATCCTGCTGACAAATCAGATGACATAAAACAATATATAAGCATATTGATAAAAGAAAGATTCCCAAACAGCATTATAGAATATTTTACCTAAATAAAACTTCCATCCTACTCTAATCTTTCCAGTATTTGTCGAGCCTCGCTCAATTCAGGATTGTATTTTAATGCATTTTCAAAGGATT from Clostridia bacterium includes these protein-coding regions:
- a CDS encoding L-lactate dehydrogenase, whose protein sequence is MNNKVRNKVVIIGTGLVGATSAFAIMEDGVASEIVLIDIDKDRAEGEVMDLNHGISFVAPCDIKVGDYSDCQHADIIIIAAGANQKPGETRIDLARKNVHIFKEIVPQIMKYNKQAVLLVVTNPVDILTYVTFKISGLPSNRVIGSGTVLDSSRFRYLLGENCGVDVRNVHAYIIGEHGDSEVAAWSLANIAGIGIENYCPICKNVCDRNQKYRLFEEVRDSAYKIIEKKGATYYAVALAVRRIVQSILRNENSILTVSSLMKGYYGVEDVCLSLPTIVNRKGVKQVLELSLAEREIKLFQESAQKMRQVLDDLDIIK
- a CDS encoding DegT/DnrJ/EryC1/StrS family aminotransferase; translation: MAGPGSYLIGQEEMEQVLDVMKSGYLFRYGSEDDPNFKHKVFTFEKEFANYLEASHCVAVSSGTNALLTCLSALGIGPGDEVIVPGYTFIASMSTIVYARAIPVLAEIDESLTIDPEDIEKKITEKTKAIMPVHMLGNPCDMDKIMKIANKYNLFVIEDCCQAAGASYKGRKVGSIGDIGAFSLNVFKTITSGDGGAVITNDVDLYEKAFGFHDQGHKPNRMGSEVGNRSIIGLDFRMNELTGAVALAQVRKLDRIIYELRDKKKKLKDFISEVVEKERGVKFRQINDKNGECATLLTLIFKDKEKADLFASQIGTQTISHSGWHVYNNMEQILNKKVPTEFNCPFTCEVYGKDIEYKPHMLPKTDDILERSVNISVGVVDKGLGAPFGINILSSDEEIKKVANKVKKAIKNVLK
- the splB gene encoding spore photoproduct lyase, with the translated sequence MYLFIPETVYFEPEALDYPLGAKLYEYFFKKDIPIYKTTSHNRVTGIKGDSEVEKYLHSKRTLVVGVKKTMKLEPCRPSADYSFSLTTGCPAHCEYCYLQTTMGKRPYIRIYVNLDQILGTIQKYIQKNFPQKTTFEAASSSDPIAVEHFTGSIAKTIEFFANQQQGRLRIVTKFDNIDSLTKINHQGHTRFRFSINSNYVIKNFEHSTPSIEQRIQAAKKIAQAEYPLGFIIAPIMIYDGWEQEYTNMFNQLKHNIDFYSKDNLTFELIQHRYTQSAKRIILERFPKTKLEMDDQSRSKKWGKYGKYKYVYPADKSDDIKQYISILIKERFPNSIIEYFT